One Danio aesculapii chromosome 22, fDanAes4.1, whole genome shotgun sequence genomic window carries:
- the LOC130215490 gene encoding uncharacterized protein LOC130215490 — MKCLQPDHNVQRTGKPGETEERQGQEANHSPQNLQAHYEDGNRNRGIGVSEDTRHQVVEGTKDSILPQQDTCVGVVRKEQVNWPAAVAIKQWEKFDQDVDEVLEAALAGDVGKKLRAMAAIMWSMGADRFGKKELKVKAGIQLKENRRMKEIAILRGDLRRLRKVFREAPANEKPALSEIRDNLRERIKTLRRAECHRRDRRKRMKAQTEFIKNPFRYLSNILGDVRSGQLEATKEEVEDHLRQAHSDPRREKGLGEMEKLLKPTAPSILFRSEEPSWQEVNTFLRKARAKSAPGPNGIPYKVYKCCERLRRRLWKLLRVAWKKDFLADSWLVAEGCFIPKEGNSSGIKQFRTISLLNVEGKIFLGILAKRLTSFMMDNGYMDTSVQKGGVPGVSGCLEHTSVVTKIIEDAKKNRGDLAVLWLDLTNAYGTIPHKLVDLTLETYHVPERFRKLLQCYYGKFHIRFTCRDFTTEWQRLEVGIVTGCTISVILFSAAINLLVKSAEKLRRGAILANGKQQVPIRAFMDDLTIMAKSVPEGRWILEDLVELTDWARMEFKPEKSRSLVLRRGCIQDRFRFRIKGTTIPTVREKPVKSLGKWYRADLNDKESVRQMSVQVDTWMTSLEKSGLPGKYKAWGYQHGVLPRLLWPLLVYEVPVSTVEGLERKMNTYLRRWLGVPRSFCSIGLYSTGSKLQLPLTSVLEEYKVTKTRQAIMLRDSQDEKVRQADLVVGAGRKWSANKAVRDAEERLQHADIVGTVAQGRLGLGCFTSASWNKADPKERRWLIQREVRKAEEETRQVKAVGMKKQGSWTRWEGVRERALTWQDIWSMEGQRIKFLLCSVYDVLPTPSNLHIWGMVERPSCSLCGKQANLEHVLSACQSSLADGKFRWRHDKILSQLADGLEQARKKVKQHSDGQCFIQFIRSGESIAAGRRRGGVLASAKDWEMRADLKKQLKYPEEIAQTSLRPDIVLWSRGTKQVVFIELTIPWEERMEEAHERKLKKYQSLILESQENGWRAWNLPVEVGCRGFAGQSLWRALGWLGIEGMARKRLVGKVTKEAEVTSRWIWLQREVQWESQPVERQTIT, encoded by the coding sequence ATGAAGTGCTTGCAACCTGATCATAATGTGCAACGCACAGGGAAACCTGGTGAGACGGAGGAGAGGCAGGGGCAGGAGGCAAACCACAGTCCCCAGAATCTCCAGGCACATTATGAGGATGGGAACAGGAACAGAGGCATTGGTGTGTCAGAGGACACAAGGCACCAGGTAGTAGAGGGCACAAAGGACAGTATTCTACCTCAACAAGACACATGTGTAGGAGTGGTCCGAAAGGAGCAGGTGAACTGGCCGGCTGCAGTGGCAATTAAGCAGTGGGAGAAATTTGATCAAGATGTGGATGAGGTGCTGGAAGCAGCCCTGGCAGGAGATGTAGGAAAGAAGCTCAGGGCAATGGCTGCCATTATGTGGAGCATGGGAGCTGATCGCTTTGGGAAGAAAGAGTTGAAGGTGAAAGCAGGGATCCAACTAAAAGAAAATAGACGTATGAAGGAAATAGCAATCCTTAGAGGAGACCTGCGAAGGCTGAGGAAGGTATTTCGTGAAGCTCCAGCAAATGAGAAACCAGCGCTCTCAGAGATTCGTGATAACTTGAGGGAGCGCATTAAGACTTTGCGCAGAGCTGAGTGTCATCGCAGGGACAGGCGGAAACGAATGAAAGCACAGACAGAGTTTATCAAGAACCCTTTCAGATACTTGTCAAATATTCTGGGTGATGTAAGATCAGGGCAGCTGGAAGCAACAAAGGAGGAGGTGGAAGATCATCTCCGGCAGGCACATAGTGATCCTAGAAGGGAGAAAGGTTTGGGGGAGATGGAGAAACTTCTAAAACCAACAGCACCAAGTATCCTCTTTAGATCTGAGGAACCAAGCTGGCAGGAGGTAAATACATTTCTAAGGAAGGCTAGAGCAAAATCAGCTCCAGGGCCGAATGGCATTCCATACAAGGTGTATAAATGTTGCGAAAGGCTGAGGAGACGACTGTGGAAGCTACTGAGAGTGGCATGGAAGAAGGACTTTCTAGCAGATAGTTGGCTAGTGGCTGAGGGATGTTTCATTCCTAAGGAAGGAAATTCCTCAGGAATCAAGCAATTTCGAACGATCTCACTTCTTAATGTTGAAGGCAAGATTTTTCTTGGGATTCTAGCAAAGAGATTGACATCTTTCATGATGGACAACGGATACATGGATACATCGGTCCAAAAGGGAGGAGTTCCAGGCGTTTCAGGCTGCCTTGAGCACACCAGCGTAGTCACCAAGATTATTGAAGACGCTAAAAAGAACAGGGGTGATCTGGCAGTTTTGTGGCTGGATTTAACAAACGCATATGGAACGATACCTCATAAGCTGGTGGACTTGACGCTGGAGACCTACCATGTCCCAGAACGATTCCGGAAGCTCTTGCAGTGCTATTATGGCAAATTCCACATTCGATTCACCTGTAGGGATTTTACCACAGAGTGGCAGAGACTAGAGGTGGGCATTGTCACTGGATGCACAATTTCAGTGATCTTGTTTTCAGCAGCAATTAATCTTCTTGTTAAGTCAGCAGAGAAATTGCGGCGTGGGGCAATCTTGGCAAATGGCAAACAGCAGGTACCTATAAGAGCATTTATGGACGACCTCACCATCATGGCAAAATCAGTACCTGAAGGGAGATGGATTCTAGAGGATCTAGTGGAACTCACTGATTGGGCAAGGATGGAGTTTAAACCTGAGAAGTCCAGGAGCCTGGTATTGAGGAGGGGATGCATTCAGGACCGGTTTCGGTTCAGAATAAAAGGTACCACCATCCCAACAGTCAGAGAGAAACCAGTTAAGAGTTTGGGGAAGTGGTATAGGGCAGACCTTAATGATAAGGAAAGCGTGAGGCAAATGAGTGTCCAAGTAGATACCTGGATGACATCTTTAGAGAAGAGTGGCCTACCTGGAAAATATAAGGCCTGGGGTTACCAGCATGGAGTACTTCCTAGACTGCTCTGGCCGCTGCTTGTTTATGAGGTGCCTGTCTCTACAGTGGAAGGACTGGAGAGGAAGATGAACACCTATCTACGACGGTGGTTGGGTGTGCCAAGAAGCTTCTGCTCCATTGGTTTATACAGCACAGGCAGCAAGCTACAGCTACCACTGACATCAGTCCTGGAAGAGTATAAAGTAACGAAAACTCGGCAGGCCATAATGTTGCGAGACAGTCAGGATGAAAAAGTCCGCCAGGCAGACCTTGTGGTTGGGGCAGGCCGCAAATGGTCAGCTAATAAAGCAGTAAGGGATGCCGAGGAACGACTGCAGCATGCAGATATTGTGGGGACAGTAGCGCAGGGAAGGCTTGGATTGGGCTGCTTCACTAGTGCGAGCTGGAACAAAGCGGACCCAAAGGAACGCCGCTGGCTAATACAAAGAGAGGTCCGCAAAGCAGAGGAGGAAACTCGGCAAGTTAAAGCTGTGGGCATGAAAAAGCAGGGCAGCTGGACAAGATGGGAGGGCGTAAGAGAAAGGGCCCTGACATGGCAAGATATTTGGAGCATGGAAGGACAACGCATAAAGTTCCTGCTGTGTTCAGTCTATGATGTTCTTCCGACTCCATCAAACCTTCATATCTGGGGGATGGTAGAGAGACCAAGCTGCTCACTATGTGGAAAGCAGGCAAATCTTGAGCATGTCCTATCAGCATGCCAGTCAAGTTTGGCAGACGGGAAATTCCGGTGGAGGCATGACAAAATCCTCTCTCAGTTGGCGGATGGATTGGAGCAGGCAAGGAAGAAGGTGAAACAGCATTCTGATGGGCAgtgctttattcagtttattaGGTCAGGAGAGAGCATTGCAGCAGGACGAAGGAGAGGAGGTGTTCTGGCCTCAGCAAAGGATTGGGAAATGCGAGCAGACCTTAAAAAGCAGCTTAAATACCCAGAGGAAATAGCACAGACTAGCCTCAGACCAGATATTGTCCTATGGTCTAGAGGCACCAAACAGGTGGTGTTTATAGAACTTACGATACCCTGGGAGGAAAGAATGGAGGAGGCCCATGAACGTAAGCTCAAGAAATATCAAAGTCTGATACTTGAGAGCCAAGAGAATGGATGGAGAGCCTGGAATTTACCAGTAGAGGTGGGTTGTAGGGGGTTTGCGGGGCAGTCACTCTGGAGAGCCCTCGGATGGCTGGGAATTGAAGGAATGGCCAGGAAACGCCTTGTAGGGAAGGTTACTAAAGAGGCAGAAGTAACATCTCGCTGGATTTGGCTACAAAGGGAGGTTCAGTGGGAAAGCCAACCAGTTGAACGACAAACCATAACATAG